A stretch of Castanea sativa cultivar Marrone di Chiusa Pesio chromosome 2, ASM4071231v1 DNA encodes these proteins:
- the LOC142625199 gene encoding uncharacterized protein LOC142625199, producing the protein MASPKIVKEVQRLTGRVVALKRFISKATAKCLPFFKSLKQAFAWMSDCEWAIELSQFDIEYKPGIAIEAQVLADFIAEFTSSEYEKMQDTSTLWMVHTNRSSVQKMGEVRVVITSSEGDILKYGIQLQFPATNNEVEYEVILMELREARSLGAKNVLLKSDLKLVIGQINGEYEAKESKMQNYLKLTNQMIGKLEQASFIQVPRSQNSEADEVARYASLKD; encoded by the exons ATGGCATCACCCAAAATCGTCAAGGAGGTACAGAGACTGACTGGAAGAGTTGTAGCCCTCAAAAGATTCATCTCTAAGGCAACAGCCAAATGTCTTCCCTTCTTCAAGAGTCTCAAGCAGGCTTTCGCATGGATGAGCGATTGTGAA TGGGCAATTGAACTAAGCCAATTCGACATTGAGTACAAACCTGGAATAGCGATAGAAGCTCAAGTATTAGCTGATTTTATTGCTGAGTTTACTTCATCAGAATATGAGAAAATGCAGGATACATCAACACTATGGATGGTTCACACAAATAGATCGTCAGTACAAAAGATGGGTGAAGTAAGAGTCGTCATTACTTCCTCGGAGGGAGACATCCTGAAATATGGAATACAGCTCCAATTTCCTGCTACCAACAATGAAGTGGAGTATGAGGTGATATTGATGGAACTCAGGGAGGCAAGATCTTTAGGAGCCAAAAATGTACTCTTGAAAAGTGACTTAAAGCTAGTAATAGGGCAAATCAACGGTGAATACGAAGCAAAAGAAAGCAAGATGCAAAATTACCTAAAGCTGACGAACCAAATGATTGGGAAGTTAGAACAGGCAAGTTTCATACAAGTCCCACGAAGTCAAAACTCAGAAGCAGATGAAGTAGCTAGATATGCGTCATTAAAAGACTGA